In one Chryseobacterium camelliae genomic region, the following are encoded:
- a CDS encoding murein L,D-transpeptidase catalytic domain-containing protein encodes MIKLSPSKIIKFCFVTLTFLCLSCSDEKKNTFKIFTSSNEQKPSLNIQNTNKKAEEALSFCKQKKFNTDFCILIDMSLHSGVNRFFIYDFNEKKITKRYLVGHGCGNYIWSWSQSKDDPGFSNEDGSHLSSLGKYKIGKRGVSEWGIKIKYLMHGLEETNSNALKRAIVFHSWEKMDDNEIYPQGSPEGWGCPTVSNNALREIDPILKGTSKPVLMWIYN; translated from the coding sequence ATGATTAAGCTTTCGCCTTCTAAAATTATAAAATTCTGTTTTGTAACATTAACCTTTCTGTGCTTATCCTGTTCCGATGAAAAGAAAAATACTTTTAAAATTTTCACATCTTCAAATGAGCAAAAGCCCTCTTTAAACATTCAGAACACCAATAAAAAGGCTGAAGAAGCTTTATCATTTTGTAAACAGAAAAAATTCAACACAGATTTTTGTATTCTAATCGATATGAGCTTACATTCAGGTGTAAACCGTTTTTTCATTTATGATTTTAACGAAAAGAAAATCACAAAGAGGTATCTTGTGGGCCATGGTTGCGGAAACTACATCTGGAGCTGGTCACAATCCAAGGACGATCCGGGTTTCAGCAATGAAGACGGAAGTCACCTTTCCTCTCTTGGAAAATATAAAATCGGGAAAAGAGGTGTAAGTGAGTGGGGAATCAAAATAAAATATTTAATGCACGGCTTAGAAGAAACCAATAGTAATGCATTGAAAAGAGCCATTGTTTTTCACTCTTGGGAAAAAATGGATGATAATGAAATCTATCCTCAAGGTTCACCCGAAGGTTGGGGTTGCCCCACAGTTTCAAACAACGCATTGAGAGAAATTGACCCTATCTTAAAGGGCACATCGAAGCCGGTTCTGATGTGGATTTATAATTAA